AATTCGCCTAAAAAAGCCAAAATTTCTTAAATAATGGTTACGAAATTGGTTACTTGGGTAAACGCGAAAGTACATTTATTTTTGCATTTCTCAGATTGATACTGCTATCTTATAGGTATGGACAACGGAGAGAAAAAAATATTAACCGAACCGGATGTGCTGCAGTACACCAACTTCAGGGTGTACCTTCGCGACTACTACGAGTACAAGAAGCATACGCAGCCCTCCTTCAGTTTGCGGTTCTTTGCCGAGAAGGCGGGGCTTTCTAGCCACGCCCACTTGAAGCTTACTATCGACGGCAAGCGCAACATCACGAAGGGGACCGTGCTCAAGATCATCCAGGGTCTCGGTCTCGAAAAGCAGAGGGCCGCCTATTTTGAAAGCCTCGTGTTCTTCAACCAGGCTCAGAACGACACCGAAAAGCAGGTCTACTACGCGCAGTTGCTCAAGGCAAGCCCGCGTTCCAAGCTGCACAAGATGGACAAGGCCCAGTTCCGCATCTTCAGGGAATGGCACCATTCCGTGATTCTCGAGATGGTGGGCCTCAAGGGCTTCAAGCCCATTCCCGACCTGGTCAGCAAGCGCCTTCGCGGTCTGGTGACGCCGTCTCAGGTCACCGAATCCTTGGAACTTCTGCTGGAAACGGGCCTTCTGGTGAAAACCGCCAACGGATACCGCCAGCGTGACCCGCTCCTTACCACCGACGACGAGGTGCAGGACATGATGGTCAAGCTCTATCACCAGCAGATGCTGCGCATTTCGAGCAACATGCTGAGCTCCCTCCCGAGTGCGGAACGCGATGTATCTGCACTAACGTTCAGTATTAAGCGCGAAGATTTCCCCAATTTGAAGAAACATATCCAACTCATGCGCAAGGAACTACTAGATTTCTCTGCAAAGCCCGGCGAGGGTGATGATGTGGTGCAGGTGAATATACAGCTGTTCCCGCTGACTCGAGGAGTGTGATGCGGTTTAATGGGTTCTTAGCGTGCTCCGTGCTAGCGGTGTCTTTCTTTATCGGATGTTCTTCCGGTGGAGGTTCGGAACCTCTTTCTGGAATTGAGATAGGAAACCCCGCGCTCGCGCTGACAGCTGACTTCTCGGTAGACTATGCCGAGGTTGTTCCTGGTTCGCTCCGCAAGCAGGCCAAGGACGAAGAACCGGTGTTGCTTGATTCATTTGCAATGGAACTGGTCGAAGTCCGCTCGTATTCAAGTTACTATGTGGCCGTCTCCAACGATATCAAGGAGAAGGGCCGCCCGGTCTGGCCTAGCGAAGACGTTCCCGAGTCCCAGCTGCCGATTTCGTTCACGGAAGGTACCTCGGTCGACGAGCCGTTCAAGTCCATCAACCTCGACGACGATGGATACCTGAAGGAAATTGGCGTGTCGTTCCAGCCCGAGGGGCCGAACTCGGTTATCCGTGGCCGCGTGCTGCTCGATGGTGAGTACGTCCCGTTTGAATACGACCTCAACGGGTTCCAGCGGGTCGGTATGCGCTACCACCTCTCGCAGATTGACTTGTCATCCGACAGTGTTGCTAATTTGTCTGTAGCGTTCCACGTGCGTTGCTTTACCGAAGGGGTAGACTTCTCCAAGGCGGAAGTCTCCGATGACGGAATCATCCACCTGGACAATGCGAATAATATTACACTGTGGCAGGCCTTGAACAAGAACTTCGTTCCGAGTTTCCGCCCGCTGCGTTACAGCTATACGGATGCCCAGGGCATGGCTGTTGAAGACTTCGTGAAGGATATTTGGGATGGCGTGATTGGCGCGATGAGCGATAACACCATTCGGAATGGAGACTTCTCTAACGGCCTGGACTATTGGATATTCTTCACGCAGTTGCGCGGTGTCGCTACGGCTACGGTCCTTAACGAAAAGGGCGGCCACGTTCTCAAGATTGATGTGACTAACGGTGGCAGCAATTCGTATAGTGTACAGCTGATTCAAGAAGACGTGGCCCTTGTCGCCGGCAAAAAGTACAAGTGCGTGTTTACCATCTGGTCGAATGTCGAAGGTCAGATTACCGCCCGTATTGGCACGTACGATGACTACGAGACGGTGGGCTTCATGGAACACCCGATTGTGAAGACTTCGGGCCACTCGTTCGAGAAGGAATTTACCCCGAGCGAGAGCACGCCGTTTGCAAGGTTCGAACTGAACCTCGGCAAAAAGGAACGTACGTTCTACATCAAGGACATTAAAATCTACCGCTTAGAGTAGAAATTAGGAATAAAATGAAACTACCCGAAGGCGACGCGATTGCGACCGCCTTCTTTCGCTATATAGAGCAGCCTGTCGGATTCGGCAATCATCTCTTCGATCTTCGGAATTTCTTCGCCCTGCTTGGTGCAAAGCCCGAGCGAAATCGTCACCGGGATAATGGTATCCTTCCACGAGAAGCGGTGCTTCTCGATGGCGGCGCGCAGGCGTTCTGCGCTCTTGCGGGCGTCTTCGGGCCCGATGCCCGCGAGCAGCAATAAAAATTCTTCGCCGCCGTAGCGGGCGAGCAGGTCGCATTCGCGCTTTTCTTCGTTCAGTATGCGGGCGATTTCCTTTAGCACCATGTCGCCGCACTGGTGTCCCCAGGTGTCGTTCACGTGCTTAAAGTGGTCTGCGTCCACCATGATGGTGTGGACAAAGTAGTTGTTCCGGCGGGCGAGAGCGAGCTCACCGAGGCTCCTGTCAAAAAAGTTCCTGCGGTTGCTAATCTTGGTGAGCGGGTCGATGGTCGCCGCCTCGTACAGCGCGCGGTCAAAAGCCTCTTCGCTCTTGTCCTTGAATTCGACCTTCATCACCATCTTGCCGAGTTGCAGGCGGTTGTCCGAGTCGAGCACGGTACGGGTGACGGGCTGCCCGTCTACGAACGTGCCGTTGGTGCTCCCCAGGTCTTCTACCGTCACGTTGATGCCGTCGAATGTCAGGGTGCAGTGCTTTCGGCTCACGAGTTCATCGTCGAGCCTGATGTCGGCATCCTGACCGCGGCCGAGGGTAACCGTCCCCTTTTCGAGGGCGATCTGCTTGAACTGCGTTTGCGGGTACAGGATAATCAGGTGCGGCCTCAGTTCGATCTTTTCGAACTTGATGGTCTTGCCCGGGGTGACGATGGTCTGGTCGAGGTCCTGCATAGTGGCTCCGTTGTTGTTTTAAAATGTAGTAAAAGACCTCCTCTTGTGATGACTTCCGGCCCGTTTTTACAGGCTTGTAAATTTTGAGTAACAAAGCGGATGCCGTTTTTTGTGATTTTTCACACGGGAACTAGTTAATTCACTTTTTGTTTACAAAAAAAACCGGGATTTAGGCAAAAAAAAAGAAAAATTATTGGCTTTTTGGCAAATAAAAGAATAAATTTGAGGACGGTGTGGCATATAAAAAAGCCGGTCTTTTTGGTATGCTTAGTTGGAAGGAAAACCATTGATGGAAACAAAAACGATGAAAAACACAAAGAACAGCTTGTGGAAGTGGGTGTTGAGCGCCTCTCTCCTGTTGATGGCTGCCCAGAGTGCGTGGTCTGCATGTACGGGTACATTGCACTTCAAGAAGCCCGATGACTGGCCGACTGCATTTTTCGTGGCCATGAACAACATCCCTGATCAAGCTGGCAGTAAGGGTGGAATTGCGGCTACAAGATATAATGCCGCAACGGGTTTTTATGACTATGACTTGTCCTTGGCAGGTCCTGAAGCTCAGGAAACAATGTTCGCCCTGCAGACCCTTGCGGAAACATCGGCAGCGAAGCCGATGCATTACATTCTCTCTAGCGTGTGGGATGGTTCTGCCGCCTACGACCCGAACGTAGCGAAGAATGGCCGTGACATCGCCTGCCCGTCGGTGAAGGGCGCTACGGATGTCTGGGTGATGGAACACCCCAAGAAACCGGGTACGACGCTTGTCCAATACACCAAGCCCAATATCAAGTATTTCTACGTGCTCGTTCCCGATAACGCGGAATGGAAGGGCACCGTGCCGATGTATTCTCCGGATGGTACCTATGCCAGCCGTAAGGAAATGAGGGCCGACCCCAATATGTGTGGTTGGTACTATGTCGTGTGGCTCGACGAAACCCTGCCGGACAACTTGATCATCCTTACGGATGGTGACGAGGAACTGGACGAGGCTATCGGCCTTGATGGTGCCGATGCGGATGCGCTGACGCCGTTCCCGATGCAGACGTTCTTCGATGCCTTCCCGGATGCCGACAAGATTTATTTTGTTGCCGATTTCGACGAACTTGACGATCCTTCCACCAAGGGTATCTTTACGACGGACCCGGGCATTGAAGGAACCTGCTCCTACAAGCTGGCCGCAATCCTTTATGATACCGATGCCTCCATGCATGGAGCCTTTACCTGTGACGCTTACCCCAATGTGGCTTCCAATAAGTGCTATTCTGCAACTGCCAAGTATAATTACCCCGGCAATGGACAAGACAACACTGTGCCCTGCATTGGCGTAACCACGGGAATCGTCAATTCCATCCTGGATACGGCTACCAGAAAGCCTGTCTACAATGCGGCTAGCGGATGCTTTGTCAGCCAGGAAGCTTTCGATGTCATGTTCAAGGAAACTCCGGGTATTAACTCCCAGCACTGTCGCGACGTGGTGTTCAAGCTCGCGAAGGACGGCCTGTGGGAATACGATAGCTATAACGAACCGACCGGAGCCTTTACTATCCTGAACGACCTTGCGGACTCTGTAAGACTCGGTACCTGCGCAGGTGATTGTAAGACAGCCGCTACGCTGCGTGAAGGCCTCGGTAACGTGAGGTATGGTATCGGTGAACAAGGGCAAACACCTACTCAAAATGGAATTTCACAGAAGGCTCAGACGCTCTTTCCTGGTGTTTCTGACTGGTCAGCCATTGAACCGACAACCGGCTTGCCATACATCGACCTCTATCCGGTCTCTGATAAAGAATTTGGCGATGGTAAGCATCCTAACGTTTACGACAACTCTACCTGGGATGCCCGTATCAAGGGCGATAACAACCAGATGTTCTGCTTTGAGTCCCACGCCAAGTTCACCTACCGCAACGGCATGCAGTTCTCGTTCCGTGGCGACGATGACATTTGGGTGTTTATCGACTACAAACTGGCCGTGGACCTCGGTGGTACCCACCTTGCCGCTCCGGGCTATGTCAAGCTCGATACCCTTAACGGCCTGCATGGCAAACTGGTGCCGGGCCAGGATTACAACATCGATATCTTCTTCTGTGACCGCCGTACCGACATGAGTAACGTGCGTATCAAGACGAACATGTACATCAAGCAGGCTACCGGTATCCAGCTCGAAACGACCCCTGTGTCTAGCGGTTTGCAGTTGGGCATTTGCGTGCTCAAGACTGGCGCCGGTGACTGTGCCTCCGTCGCTCTCGGTACCGCTGGCGGTGGCCAGGAAACGACCCAGGAATGTGGCGATGCTATCTCGACGAACGTCAATTACTCTATCGTGACCAAGAAGGGTGGCTTGAACCCGACGGGCTGCAGCGACTGTGCCGCACTCCCGCTCGGAGGCATTGTCCATGGTGGTATCAACCTCACCAACCCGAAGGTCCCGATTATCGATGTGGACAAGATTACCGGACTTGCTCCGGGTACCTACTATCTGAAGATTACGGTTGACGGCAAGACGGAACCGTTCAAGTTCAAGGTTAAGGGTAACCTCGGCCTTGTCACCAAGGATGTCACGTTTGACAACGTTGACGGTGAAATCGGCCTCAAGTATGATTCTGGTACGCAGTGGAAGTTTGTCGGCGAGTCCCTTGCCGGTAAGCGCATCCCGATTTACATCTCCGCTCCGGATGAATACGGTGGAGTGGATATCATTTCCGCCAAGGGCCAGGCCTACGAACTCAAGCTGTCGGCGGGTGCAACCCTCTACAAGACGCAGGACGGCACCGAGCCTCTCACGATCCCGTACACCGGCAGGGTGAACGACGACGGTATCGATACCTTCTGGGTCGATGTCCCGCTGGCCGGCCTCACGGCCTCCCCGACAGAGATTACCGCCACGGTTGGCCCGACCAGCGCTACGCTCAAGTTCTATGCCCCGCGCCTCGTGTTTGCTAACCCGGATTCTACCGATGCTGCAGGCAATGTGATTACCTGGTCGCCGATTAATCCTCCTGCCGACCCGAATGTCGACGAAAACGGCGAAGAATACTTCCACTGGGTGAGCGCTGATGTCGACTTCTACCTGCTGGTCGTAGACCCGTCTACAAACGAGATCTGTAAGGAATGCTACTACGCTCTTGACTTCGTTGGCAATTCTACTTCTACGGGTATCGTCGGTTCCGGACAGTACACATATGCTGACGGCACTACAAAGGACGGTAACCCGGTTATCGGATTCAACGAGGGCGTGTACCTTATCCGTATCCGTTCGAACCAGGAATACGCGACCGAGGCGGCGAGCATGGTCATCGGTTCTCCGGACTGCCCGCTCATCAGTTCGCCCTATACCAACATGCACTTCTACAAGCCGCCTGCACCGATGCCGCTCATTGTCGACATGTTCGACGTGAAGGGCGAGCCGCTTGGCGAAATGAACATTCCGACCGACTTCCATATTGAATCTGCTGAGTACCTGGATGGTAAGGCCGACTCCATGGCTATTATCTATGACCGTGCGTTCCATCCGGACTCTATCCCGACTTACATCTGCTTGAAGTTCGAAGACGACAGGAGCAGGCAGAAGAAGATCAATCCGTACGAAATGGGCATTTCCAACAACAAGAAGGATACGGAAATGTGGTGCTCCACGCAGTTCGATTCTACTGCTATCCGCGTCGCATACACCAAGAGCCCGGATAATGGCCGTACACTTGCGTTCGCCATCGATTCCACCTTCACGGCCGACGTGAAGACCTTGGTGAACCCCGAAGACAAGATTGCCTCGTTCACGGTTTACAAGTGGAAGGGCAAGGAAGCCAAGACCTTCTTCGAGAAGGGCCTTACCGACCGCATGGCTCCGATTATCATCTCGGCCCGTGCAACGAACGAAGGCGATGGCGGCATGTTTGACCAGGTGAAGATCGAAGTTTCTGAACCGGTCGTGGTTACCGATGCGTCTAAGGGTAAGGAGGCATTCTCCTACTACCTGAACTCCGCAATCGATATCGCTGACCCGCTGCAGCGCTACATCCACGTGAAGTCTCAGGCTAGCCCGCAGGACCGTAGTGCTACGCTGACCCTGCGTTACAACAACTCTGACCCGAACAGCCCGACTCCGCACGTGGGCGACTACATCCGCTTCCGTGCCGACACGTTCATGTGGACCGATACCCTGAACGGTGCTGCTGCCGGTGCCGATACGCTGCGTCAGCCTACGGATGCCGACTGGCACTGGAACTCTCCGACGAACTACAATTCGACGGACCGCCTGCCGTCTCCGTGGGTACAAGTCGTGGGTGACGCCAAGATTGCCGTTACGACAATCAGCTACAACTACGCCGACCCGAGTTCTGTGAACGATACCACTCCTGTGGGCAATGTTATCCCGATCAAGACGAGCGACAACATCGACTTCGTCAAGGAAAACTACCCGGGTACGCTTGGCCACTTCGTGCAGTCCGACATGGGCTCCATCATTGGGTCCAAGGAAGAATATGCCACGGTCAACAAGGGTGATGTCAAGTTCTACTACTCTGTCGATTACTACACGAACCTCGGTGCGTTTGTTGCCCACCAGGGCGGCTCGATCGCCTGTACCGATTCGTTCTTCTCCTCTGACCCGTCGCAGAACCTGCCGGGTGACTGCGTCAAGAACCCGCGTAACTTCTACATCTCCTGGAACATGGTTTCCGAGAACCACCGTCTGGTGGGTACCGGTGCCTACATCACCAAGTTCACGTCTTACGTGAAGCTTGGCGACAAGGGCAAGAGAGCCAAGAAGGAACTGACCGAAGTCTGGGGCGTGAAGCGCGGCAAGGGTAAGGTGAAGTAACACTTGTCCAGACCCACATAGTTTTGTAACCCCGCCCCTGGGCGG
The sequence above is drawn from the Fibrobacter sp. UWR2 genome and encodes:
- a CDS encoding TIGR02147 family protein, producing MDNGEKKILTEPDVLQYTNFRVYLRDYYEYKKHTQPSFSLRFFAEKAGLSSHAHLKLTIDGKRNITKGTVLKIIQGLGLEKQRAAYFESLVFFNQAQNDTEKQVYYAQLLKASPRSKLHKMDKAQFRIFREWHHSVILEMVGLKGFKPIPDLVSKRLRGLVTPSQVTESLELLLETGLLVKTANGYRQRDPLLTTDDEVQDMMVKLYHQQMLRISSNMLSSLPSAERDVSALTFSIKREDFPNLKKHIQLMRKELLDFSAKPGEGDDVVQVNIQLFPLTRGV
- a CDS encoding carbohydrate binding domain-containing protein, producing the protein MRFNGFLACSVLAVSFFIGCSSGGGSEPLSGIEIGNPALALTADFSVDYAEVVPGSLRKQAKDEEPVLLDSFAMELVEVRSYSSYYVAVSNDIKEKGRPVWPSEDVPESQLPISFTEGTSVDEPFKSINLDDDGYLKEIGVSFQPEGPNSVIRGRVLLDGEYVPFEYDLNGFQRVGMRYHLSQIDLSSDSVANLSVAFHVRCFTEGVDFSKAEVSDDGIIHLDNANNITLWQALNKNFVPSFRPLRYSYTDAQGMAVEDFVKDIWDGVIGAMSDNTIRNGDFSNGLDYWIFFTQLRGVATATVLNEKGGHVLKIDVTNGGSNSYSVQLIQEDVALVAGKKYKCVFTIWSNVEGQITARIGTYDDYETVGFMEHPIVKTSGHSFEKEFTPSESTPFARFELNLGKKERTFYIKDIKIYRLE
- a CDS encoding GGDEF domain-containing protein, yielding MQDLDQTIVTPGKTIKFEKIELRPHLIILYPQTQFKQIALEKGTVTLGRGQDADIRLDDELVSRKHCTLTFDGINVTVEDLGSTNGTFVDGQPVTRTVLDSDNRLQLGKMVMKVEFKDKSEEAFDRALYEAATIDPLTKISNRRNFFDRSLGELALARRNNYFVHTIMVDADHFKHVNDTWGHQCGDMVLKEIARILNEEKRECDLLARYGGEEFLLLLAGIGPEDARKSAERLRAAIEKHRFSWKDTIIPVTISLGLCTKQGEEIPKIEEMIAESDRLLYIAKEGGRNRVAFG
- a CDS encoding fibro-slime domain-containing protein → MKNTKNSLWKWVLSASLLLMAAQSAWSACTGTLHFKKPDDWPTAFFVAMNNIPDQAGSKGGIAATRYNAATGFYDYDLSLAGPEAQETMFALQTLAETSAAKPMHYILSSVWDGSAAYDPNVAKNGRDIACPSVKGATDVWVMEHPKKPGTTLVQYTKPNIKYFYVLVPDNAEWKGTVPMYSPDGTYASRKEMRADPNMCGWYYVVWLDETLPDNLIILTDGDEELDEAIGLDGADADALTPFPMQTFFDAFPDADKIYFVADFDELDDPSTKGIFTTDPGIEGTCSYKLAAILYDTDASMHGAFTCDAYPNVASNKCYSATAKYNYPGNGQDNTVPCIGVTTGIVNSILDTATRKPVYNAASGCFVSQEAFDVMFKETPGINSQHCRDVVFKLAKDGLWEYDSYNEPTGAFTILNDLADSVRLGTCAGDCKTAATLREGLGNVRYGIGEQGQTPTQNGISQKAQTLFPGVSDWSAIEPTTGLPYIDLYPVSDKEFGDGKHPNVYDNSTWDARIKGDNNQMFCFESHAKFTYRNGMQFSFRGDDDIWVFIDYKLAVDLGGTHLAAPGYVKLDTLNGLHGKLVPGQDYNIDIFFCDRRTDMSNVRIKTNMYIKQATGIQLETTPVSSGLQLGICVLKTGAGDCASVALGTAGGGQETTQECGDAISTNVNYSIVTKKGGLNPTGCSDCAALPLGGIVHGGINLTNPKVPIIDVDKITGLAPGTYYLKITVDGKTEPFKFKVKGNLGLVTKDVTFDNVDGEIGLKYDSGTQWKFVGESLAGKRIPIYISAPDEYGGVDIISAKGQAYELKLSAGATLYKTQDGTEPLTIPYTGRVNDDGIDTFWVDVPLAGLTASPTEITATVGPTSATLKFYAPRLVFANPDSTDAAGNVITWSPINPPADPNVDENGEEYFHWVSADVDFYLLVVDPSTNEICKECYYALDFVGNSTSTGIVGSGQYTYADGTTKDGNPVIGFNEGVYLIRIRSNQEYATEAASMVIGSPDCPLISSPYTNMHFYKPPAPMPLIVDMFDVKGEPLGEMNIPTDFHIESAEYLDGKADSMAIIYDRAFHPDSIPTYICLKFEDDRSRQKKINPYEMGISNNKKDTEMWCSTQFDSTAIRVAYTKSPDNGRTLAFAIDSTFTADVKTLVNPEDKIASFTVYKWKGKEAKTFFEKGLTDRMAPIIISARATNEGDGGMFDQVKIEVSEPVVVTDASKGKEAFSYYLNSAIDIADPLQRYIHVKSQASPQDRSATLTLRYNNSDPNSPTPHVGDYIRFRADTFMWTDTLNGAAAGADTLRQPTDADWHWNSPTNYNSTDRLPSPWVQVVGDAKIAVTTISYNYADPSSVNDTTPVGNVIPIKTSDNIDFVKENYPGTLGHFVQSDMGSIIGSKEEYATVNKGDVKFYYSVDYYTNLGAFVAHQGGSIACTDSFFSSDPSQNLPGDCVKNPRNFYISWNMVSENHRLVGTGAYITKFTSYVKLGDKGKRAKKELTEVWGVKRGKGKVK